In Desulfofustis limnaeus, the genomic stretch AACCGCGTGCCCTGGTCTGCATCTCGGCCCACTGGCAGACCCGTGGCACGGCGGTGACCGCCGCCTTTCATCCCGAGACTATTCATGACTTTTACGGGTTTCCCGACGAACTCTATCGGGTCCGCTATCCCGCTCCCGGCGACCCGCAGCTGGCCGGCGAAATAGCCCGGCTGCTGGCGGCACAGGCCACGGTTCGCCTCGATCCCACGCGCGGCTTCGATCACGGTGCCTGGAGTGTGCTGTCGGTTATGTATCCAACCCCGGACATACCCCTACTGCAAATCAGCCTCGACACCGAGCTGTCGCCCGCCGCCCATTACCGGCTCGGCGCCGCGCTGGCTCCATTGCGCGACAGGGGAATTCTTCTGGTCGGCAGCGGCAATATGGTCCACCACCTGGGCCTGTTCAATTTCAACAACCCGACCCCGTACGGTTGGGCTCAAGCGTTCGATCAGAAACTGCAGCGGCTCATCCGTGAGCGCGACCATCAGTCTTTGATTGATTACCGAGGACTGGGGGACGATGCCCACCTGGCAATCCCGACCGACGAACACTATCTACCGCTGCTCTACACCCTGGCCGTGCAGGGCCAGGACGAGCCGGCGCACTTCATCAACGCGGAAGTGGTGAGTTCGGTGGCGATGACCTCGGTGTTGATCGGCTTTCCCTGACCACGACGCACTACTCCTGCTTCACGGCGTTCTCACCGCAGGGTCCGCCGCCTGAACATCGTGCTCCACCCAGATCAACCGGCTGACATCGAAACCGGCTGCCGCCGCCCGAGCAGTCAACGACTGCTTGACCCTCTCCGCCAGTTCCGGCCGGCGGGCCAGGATCCACAGGTATGAGGTGTCGGGACCGCAGACCAGCGCATAGTGATAATGCTCCCTATCGAGTTCGAAAATGATATAGGAGCCGTAAAACAGACCGAAAAAAGATACCTTCAGATAGCCAAGGGAGGGTGAGTCGACAAAATAGGCCCGCCCTTCCGCTTCCTGCCAGCTCTGGTCGGCAGCGGAATAGCCCCGATTCAGCACCCGCACGCCACCATCGTCACGGCGACTGTACTGCGCGGAAACATTGTTCAGGCCGCGCTCAAATGAATGATCGAGGCGGGCGATCTCGTACCAGGTGCCGAGGTAGCGCTCAAGTTCGAAATCACCAACCGGCTCCACCCCGGCGGGGATGCCGACACACCCGTTGATAAAAGGCAGCAGGAACAACAAAAAGAGACGCTTCGCCGTTTTCACCGCCTTACCTCTTCCTGTCTCGTCATAACACGCTATCTCCTGGTGCATCTATCGTAGACACAAGCAGGACGCTTCGGTAACCGGGCAATGGTTACAACCGGAATCTTGGAAAAAGCTTTGATACCACTTCTCCCATACATCGATCAAAATCATTGAGCACCCTTTTTCTCTTTGCCTGCTGTTTTTGTATGTCTCCCAAGCCATCGGGATGACAAAAAAGCCGATGCATGACAATTCTTTCGTTCTTCTCCTGCCCGGGTAGTATAGTTCCCTCAGGGTGAGGGCCGTTTGCACCGTACCAACCTTGTCTGGTTGCGTTGGAGAGTGGTACGACATACCACGTGATGCTGTACTGCGCCAAACGCTCCATGACCGATCCGCCAATGCAGCCGCACCCGGCGCACTGAAGCCGGGGTTCCTCCGTCCTCAAGAAAAGGAGTCGGCATGAATACGGAGTTGTGGATCGCCTACCTCCTGGCGACAACGCTCATTCTCGTCATTCCCGGGCCAACCATTATTCTGGTGATCAGCCAGGCGGTCGCCCATGGACGCCGTTCGGTGATTCCCCTGGCAGCCGGCGTCGTTTGCGGTGATCTGGCAGCCATGACCGGCTCGCTGCTGGGGCTTGGAGCGATCATGAGCGCTTCGGCAACGCTGTTCATGATCTGCAAGTGGATCGGGGCCCTCTATCTGTTCTATCTGGGCATCACCTTATGGAGGCCGGCGCCGAAGGGCTGCGAGGATCCGGCGACAGCGACGCCTGCTCCGACCCACTCGCTCTTCCGCCGATCTTTTGTGGTTACCGCACTCAACCCGAAGAGCATCGCTTTTTTCGTCGCTTTTCTGCCGCAATTCGTTGACCGGCATCTTCCCATGTTGCCCCAGCTACTCCTGCTCGGCGGATCCTTCCTGGTTCTGGCTCTGCTCAATGCCCTCTTGTATGCCCTGTTTGCCAGCCAGTTGCGGGAGTTCATCACCCAACCGCCGGTCCGTCGCTGGTTCGAGCGCTGCGGCGGAACAGCTCTGATCGGCGCCGGCATCTTCACCGCCGGCATGCAGCGGACCTCCTGAGGATGTCCAGAACGTCTCAGGCACCTGCCGCCACGACCACCTGAAAACGTTAAGGAGAGACATGAAGACCATCGGCTTGCTGGGTGGAATGAGTTGGGAGAGCACCATCGGCTATTATCGAATCATCAACGAAGGCGTCAAGCAGCGGCTCGGCGGCTTTCATTCGGCCAAGATCGCCTTGTACAGCGTCGATTTTGAGCCGATCGAGGAACTACAGCGACGCGGGAATTGGCAGGCGATGGGCGACATGCTGGCTGCCGCCGCCCGGGGCGTCGAGGCGGCTGGCGCCGATTTCCTGTTGATCTGCACCAACACCATGCACAAGGTGGAACCGCAGATCGCCGGCGCGCTCTCCATCCCGGTCCTGCATATCGCCGATGCTACCGCCGCAGCGCTCGGTCGGTACGGCATCACGACCGTCGGCCTGCTCGGCACCGCCTTCACCATGGAGCAGGAATTCTACAAGGATCGACTCAGCCAGCGGCACGGGCTCACCGTTCTGGTACCGGACCCGGCGGAGCGACAACGGGTGCACGACATCATCTTCAACGAACTCTGCCTCGGTACGGTCAAGGACACCTCCCGCCAGATCTATCTCGATATCATCGATTCGCTGGCGGCACGGGGTGCCGAGGCGGTGATTCTCGGTTGTACCGAGATCGGCATACTGGTAAACCAAGACCATACGGAGGTACGATTGTTCGACACCACCAGGATCCATGCCGAACAGGCAGTGGCTTATGCCCTCGGGTAGTCCGGGGCATCGGCACAAGGCCATTGGTTCAGCCCCGGGTAACGACCAAAGCCCGAGAGGAAGATCATGATCGAAACGTACGATTTTCTCAGCCGCGTCATCGATGCCATCACCGAGCATATAGTCGTCATCGACGCGCAAGGCGCCATCGTCTACGCCAACCGGAGCTGGGACGCGTTCGCTCGGGAAAACAATTGTCTGATCCTCGGCGACGATTGGCGACAGGTGAACTATCTCACGGTCTGCGACGAATCGGCCATGATGGGCGATCAATTCGGCCACCTGGCGGCCATCGGAATCCGCCACGTCATCAGCGGGGCGCGGGACTTGTTTTACCTGGAGTATCCCTGTCACAGTCCGCAGATGAAACGGTGGTTCATGATGCGGGTCACCCCTTTTACCGCGGGTGAGACCAGCTATTTCGTGGTCTCTCATCAGAACATCACCGAGCGGAAGCTGGCCGAGGAACAGGTTCTGAACACCTCCCGCCTCGACGGCCTGACCGGCATCGCCAACCGCCGATACTTCGATGAATTCCTGGAGCAGGAGGGGAAACGGTGCGCCCGGCTCAACCTGCCGATCAGCCTGATCTTACTCGATATCGATCATTTCAAGCTGCTCAACGACACCTACGGCCACCTGGCCGGAGATGAATGTCTCAAATCTCTGGGTACGGTATTGCAGCGATTCACCAACCGCCCCGGCGATCTGTGCGCCCGTTACGGCGGTGAAGAGTTTGCCGTGGTATACGGCAACACGACGGGGCGGCAGGCGCGCTATCTGGCCGATAAGATCATCGAGGCGATTCGGGAACTGAGCATCCCCAACGAGGCATCGCCGACCCTGCCGATCATGACGGCCAGCATCGGTGTGGCAACCGCCTACCCCGATGCACGTTTCCAGCAGAAAACCTTGATCGAGACGGCGGACCAGCGGCTCTATCTGGCCAAACACCAGGGACGCAACCAGGTGATCGGCGAGGAGGATGTTGTTCCGATTGGTTTAGCCTGAAATACCGTTGTGCAAGCCGTGCCCACGGCCTGGCGCGACCCGACTGTTCAACCACTCGATTCACCTCGTTTGCAAGGGGAGGGTAACTATGATCTCTGCACTGTTGCTCATCGATATTCAGAACGATTATTTCCCCGGTGGCGCCATGGAGTTGGTCGGCAGCACCGAAGCCGCCAACGAGGCCGCCAAGGTACTGGCGGCCTTTCGCCGGAAGGGATTGCCGATCATCCATGTACAGCATCTATCGACTCGTCCGGGCGCCACGTTTTTTCTGCCGGGCACTGCGGGCTCAGCCATCCACCAAACGGTTGAACCGGCTGCCGAAGAGACGGTGATCGGCAAACATTTTCCCAACTCGTTCCGGGATACCACATTGCTCGAAAACCTGCGCAGCAGACAGGTGCAGCACCTGGTCATTGTCGGCATGATGACCCACATGTGTGTCGATGCGACGGTCCGGGCCGCTTTTGATCTGGGTTTTTCCTGCACCTTGGTGCATGACGCCTGCGCCACCCGGGATCTCGTATTCAAACAGCAGACCATCCCGGCACGGCAGGTGCACGGTGCTTTTCTCGCCGCCCTGGGCGCGGTCTATGCGCAGATAAGCAGCGCCGGCGAGTTCTGCGCTCACGTGGCATGACCCAACACGCACCCTGCACATGCCCCTGCTGAACACGTCCCTCACGCTGCTCGCCTGGCTTGGACGACAAGGTACCCGCGCCGTGGCGGCGCTGGTGGTCATCGGCATCGCCGTGCCGCCGCTGGGAGCGTTGCTCAAGCCCCTGGTTACCGAGACCATCTTCGTGCTGCTCTGTCTCGCCTTCATGCGCGTCGATCTGGGCGCCTTCCGAGCCCACCTGCGACGACCGGCCGTGGTCCTGGCGGCCGGTGTCTGGACCGGCATGCTTATCCCCCTGCTGGGCGGTCTTCTGGGCATCGCCACCGGCCTGCCGGAAAGAGCGCCCGATCTCTTTCTGGCGCTGATGCTGCAATGCATCGCCTCGCCGATCATGGCAGCACCGGCCTTCGCCTCGCTGATCGGCCTCGATGCCGCCCTGGTGCTGGCCACGCTGATCGCCAGCACGGCCCTCATACCGCTCACCGCACCGCTGTTCACCGCCCTTTTTCTCGGGCCGGGCTTAACGCTGGCACCACTGGACCTCGGTCTGAAACTGGGAGTCATCCTGGCCGGATCGGCAGGAGTGGGTTTGCTGGCACGGCAGCTCTTCGGCCTGGCCACCATCGAGCGTCACAAGGAAACGATCAACGGCTGCAACATCATCTTTCTGTTCATCTTTGTCGCGGCCATCATGGAAAACATCGCGGCCCAGACCCTCGCCGCACCACTGGCGACCGTCGGCTTGACCGTCCTCGGTTTTGTCATCTATGGCGTGATACTGCTCGGCTCCGTGCTGCTCTTCTGGCGAGCCGGGCGGGAACGGGCCCTGGCCCTGGGCTTTCTCTGCTCCCAGCGCAACATGGGGTTGATGCTGGCGGCCACCGGCGGGGCCTTGCCGGAGACCACCTGGCTCTATTTCGCCCTGGCCCAGTTCCCCATCTACCTCGGCCCCTATCTGCTGCAGCCCCTGGTGCGGCGACTGCTTGTTGACGGGTCGGAAGATCGTGACGCCACAGAAAGAAACCACCACTCATCATCCAGGAGGAAAACGTGACGGACCGAAAACCAAGAGATAAATCGTTTCAGGACTTCTACCCACCATCCTATAGCCATTGCTACGGTTGCGGCACCGCCAATGCCCACGGCCTGCACATCAGAAGCTTCTGGGATGGAGAGGAATCGCTGGCCGTATTCCGGCCACAGCCCTATCACCTCGCCTTTCCCGGCTACGTCTACGGCGGTCTGCTGGCCTCGCTCATCGATTGCCACTGCGTCGGCACCGCAGCCGCCGCGGCCTATCGTGAGGAGGGGCGGAAGCCGGGCAGTGAACCGGCCTTTCGTTACGTGACCGGCTCACTGCAGGTTGATTTTCTCAAACCAACCCCTCTTGGCCCGCCCTTGCACATCCGGGCCCGAGTGGAAGAGATCGCGGGCCGCAAGACCGTGTTGAGCGCCACGGTTACCGCCGATTCGGTAATCACCGTCCGCGGTCGGGTGGTGGCAGTGCGCATCCCTGAAAACCTGGTGACCGAACACGCACCCTGAGGCGAAAAACCAGTTCAAGGCTGGCCTTTTCGCTCTCTTTTCGGTAGGATATGCGTGGGACTGCCAAGGAACAGCTCGGCCGCTTCAGCCTCGGTTTCGGCCAGGGTGGGATGGGGATGCAGGCTCAGGGCCAGATCTTCGGCCAAGGCACCCATTTCGATGGCCAGCACGCCCTCGGAAATGAGTCCTTCGGCGCCACTGCCGCAGACGCCGACCCCGAGGATGCGCCCATCTTCCGGATCGACGAGCAGCTTGGTAAAGCCGTCGGTGGCACCGATGGTATTGGCCCGTCCCGAATATTTCCAGGGAAATTTCTGCACGGTCACCGGACGCCCCGCGCCAAGCGCCTGCTCTTCGGTCAGACCGCACCAGGCGATCTGCGGATCGGTATAGACCACGGCCGGCACCGCCCGCACGTCAAACCCGGACGATTGGCCGACGATCACCTCGGCGGCCACCCGACCCTCACGGGTGGCCTTGTGGGCCAACATCACACCGCCCACCACGTCGCCAACGGCAAAGATCTGCGGGTCGGCCGTGCGCTGCTGCTCGTCGACGATGACGAATCCTCTTTCGGTCAACGTCACCGCGGTATGCTCCAGGCCGATACCATCGCTGACCGGGCGTCTGCCGACGGCCACCAGCACCCGTCCGAACTCCCGTCGCTGGGGCTCGGCCCCCTGCGGCCGCAGGACCACCTCGACGCGGTCATCTTTTTCCCGCACCTCCTCGACCCTTGTCTGCAGATGAATTTCGGCAAACAAGCCGGCCAGCCGCCGCTGCAGAGGCTGAACCAGGTCGCGATCGACGCCG encodes the following:
- a CDS encoding cysteine hydrolase family protein is translated as MISALLLIDIQNDYFPGGAMELVGSTEAANEAAKVLAAFRRKGLPIIHVQHLSTRPGATFFLPGTAGSAIHQTVEPAAEETVIGKHFPNSFRDTTLLENLRSRQVQHLVIVGMMTHMCVDATVRAAFDLGFSCTLVHDACATRDLVFKQQTIPARQVHGAFLAALGAVYAQISSAGEFCAHVA
- a CDS encoding LysE family translocator, with protein sequence MNTELWIAYLLATTLILVIPGPTIILVISQAVAHGRRSVIPLAAGVVCGDLAAMTGSLLGLGAIMSASATLFMICKWIGALYLFYLGITLWRPAPKGCEDPATATPAPTHSLFRRSFVVTALNPKSIAFFVAFLPQFVDRHLPMLPQLLLLGGSFLVLALLNALLYALFASQLREFITQPPVRRWFERCGGTALIGAGIFTAGMQRTS
- the lpdA gene encoding dihydrolipoyl dehydrogenase; this translates as MVMGDMELNTELLVVGGGSAGYGAAFRAADLGLDVALVDPRGCLGGVCLHEGCIPSKALLHLAQLLLETEHAAVMGVHFSRPRIDVAEVRAWKQRVIDTMTGGLEQLGRRRGVQVIKGRARFESSTSVRIEAGEVSRIRFRQAIIATGSRPIALPGLQFRAGGRFMSSAQALALVDIPASLLVIGGGYVGLELGLVYAALGSRVTLVEMSDRLLGGVDRDLVQPLQRRLAGLFAEIHLQTRVEEVREKDDRVEVVLRPQGAEPQRREFGRVLVAVGRRPVSDGIGLEHTAVTLTERGFVIVDEQQRTADPQIFAVGDVVGGVMLAHKATREGRVAAEVIVGQSSGFDVRAVPAVVYTDPQIAWCGLTEEQALGAGRPVTVQKFPWKYSGRANTIGATDGFTKLLVDPEDGRILGVGVCGSGAEGLISEGVLAIEMGALAEDLALSLHPHPTLAETEAEAAELFLGSPTHILPKRERKGQP
- the ygiD gene encoding 4,5-DOPA dioxygenase extradiol, translated to MTTATRMPALFLGHGNPMNAIDPNRFHRGWQELGQRLPKPRALVCISAHWQTRGTAVTAAFHPETIHDFYGFPDELYRVRYPAPGDPQLAGEIARLLAAQATVRLDPTRGFDHGAWSVLSVMYPTPDIPLLQISLDTELSPAAHYRLGAALAPLRDRGILLVGSGNMVHHLGLFNFNNPTPYGWAQAFDQKLQRLIRERDHQSLIDYRGLGDDAHLAIPTDEHYLPLLYTLAVQGQDEPAHFINAEVVSSVAMTSVLIGFP
- a CDS encoding lipocalin family protein, which encodes MHQEIACYDETGRGKAVKTAKRLFLLFLLPFINGCVGIPAGVEPVGDFELERYLGTWYEIARLDHSFERGLNNVSAQYSRRDDGGVRVLNRGYSAADQSWQEAEGRAYFVDSPSLGYLKVSFFGLFYGSYIIFELDREHYHYALVCGPDTSYLWILARRPELAERVKQSLTARAAAAGFDVSRLIWVEHDVQAADPAVRTP
- a CDS encoding aspartate/glutamate racemase family protein; the protein is MKTIGLLGGMSWESTIGYYRIINEGVKQRLGGFHSAKIALYSVDFEPIEELQRRGNWQAMGDMLAAAARGVEAAGADFLLICTNTMHKVEPQIAGALSIPVLHIADATAAALGRYGITTVGLLGTAFTMEQEFYKDRLSQRHGLTVLVPDPAERQRVHDIIFNELCLGTVKDTSRQIYLDIIDSLAARGAEAVILGCTEIGILVNQDHTEVRLFDTTRIHAEQAVAYALG
- a CDS encoding sensor domain-containing diguanylate cyclase, which encodes MIETYDFLSRVIDAITEHIVVIDAQGAIVYANRSWDAFARENNCLILGDDWRQVNYLTVCDESAMMGDQFGHLAAIGIRHVISGARDLFYLEYPCHSPQMKRWFMMRVTPFTAGETSYFVVSHQNITERKLAEEQVLNTSRLDGLTGIANRRYFDEFLEQEGKRCARLNLPISLILLDIDHFKLLNDTYGHLAGDECLKSLGTVLQRFTNRPGDLCARYGGEEFAVVYGNTTGRQARYLADKIIEAIRELSIPNEASPTLPIMTASIGVATAYPDARFQQKTLIETADQRLYLAKHQGRNQVIGEEDVVPIGLA
- a CDS encoding PaaI family thioesterase, which codes for MTDRKPRDKSFQDFYPPSYSHCYGCGTANAHGLHIRSFWDGEESLAVFRPQPYHLAFPGYVYGGLLASLIDCHCVGTAAAAAYREEGRKPGSEPAFRYVTGSLQVDFLKPTPLGPPLHIRARVEEIAGRKTVLSATVTADSVITVRGRVVAVRIPENLVTEHAP